A region of Drosophila mauritiana strain mau12 chromosome 3L, ASM438214v1, whole genome shotgun sequence DNA encodes the following proteins:
- the LOC117138979 gene encoding histidine-rich glycoprotein yields MSPPHHENRLFGIHLGLNLGGGGHHHHHHHPPPPVHHHHHHGPPMHHHGPPPHHHHHYGPPPPPPHYDHHHHHHGSHFDHHHGPHHGHHHHHC; encoded by the coding sequence atgtcGCCGCCACATCACGAAAATCGCCTCTTCGGAATCCACCTTGGCCTCAATTTGGGTGGAGGTGGAcatcatcaccaccaccatcacccaCCGCCTCCGGtgcaccaccatcaccaccacggGCCTCCAATGCACCACCACGGACCCCCgccgcaccaccaccaccactacggacctccgccaccgccgcccCACTacgatcatcatcatcaccaccacGGCAGCCACTTTGACCATCATCATGGTCCTCACCATggacatcatcatcaccacTGCTAG